In one Rhopalosiphum padi isolate XX-2018 chromosome 3, ASM2088224v1, whole genome shotgun sequence genomic region, the following are encoded:
- the LOC132925487 gene encoding uncharacterized protein LOC132925487: protein MVKCCFVPGCNTGYALDVKQQKSIGLKNKSLFKAPKNTELLARWHRAIPRKDKMLTEKCYICELHFEENDILLFDETILNDGTVNKIKRIRPILKAGAVPSIFPNLPFYLTKHTMNRKPPLKRSINIDKKISKPSQACLNTVENSHEEFSFQYLKENLNLLEKPGNKWMFGLTDDEVVLAIWNSDSEKRIVISNNLIVKIFLNGIEILFDCNIINTILLSMNDTNKLLKYIHSLIACKGITSANNINRSITCKGYVEKRLGQRGPMSSYCFDCRIERKRMADRIRKQVFNPRGKIRNKTQKSAKQLKRKVSRLRNKVIELRRKMNKIKELCASTNEEILIKSIQKLPKNQHEALKTCFDASKVASSNGRRYTLNWIYECMLIRIKSRKTYKHIRIHNILTLPSVETIRKYLKHTKGVYGFQPSTFTCLKEKSKHININERRGTLLLDEMKVSEQLVFDKETLKVNGFTDLGKYTPLDQKQKKGDHALVLMFQPFRGQWVQAVACFLSFFVDVVTTDGAAWNRGMWNKFGISENNVSCEHIFDNNRRLWFMSDFPHLIKNLRNSLIKQNETWVNIISF from the exons atggttAAGTGCTGTTTTGTACCAGGGTGTAATACTGGTTATGCTTTAGATGTCAAACAACAAAAATCAattggattaaaaaataaaagtttatttaaagcacccaaa AATACAGAGCTTTTAGCAAGATGGCATAGAGCTATACCTAGAAAAGACAAAATGCTTACAGAAAAGTGCTATATATGTGAATTGCATTTCGAAGAGAATGATATTCTACTTTTTGACGAGACTATCTTAAATGATGGAAcagtcaataaaattaaaagaattagACCCATATTAAAAGCAGGGGCAGTTCCATCTATATTTCCGAACTTGCCATTTTATCTAACAAAGCATACAATGAATAGAAAACCTCCTCTTAAAAGgtctataaatattgataaaaagatATCTAAACCAAGTCAGGCATGTTTAAATACAGTTGAAAATTCCCACGAAGAATTTTCTTTTCAGTATTTAAAAGAGAATCTGAATCTGTTAGAAAAACCAGGTAATAAATGGATGTTTGGATTAACTGATGATGAAGTAGTGCTTGCAATATGGAATAGTGATTCTGAAAAAAGAAtagtaatttcaaataatttaatagtaaaa ATTTTTTTGAAtggtattgaaattttatttgactgcaacattattaatacaattttattgagtATGAATGATACAAAtaagttattgaaatatatacattCTTTAATAGCATGTAAAGGGATTACATCAGCAAATAACATTAACAG GTCTATTACATGCAAAGGTTATGTTGAAAAACGTCTAGGGCAACGTGGACCAATGAGTAGTTATTGTTTTGACTGTAGGATAGAACGAAAAAGAATGGCTGATAGAATAAGAAAACAAGTTTTCAATCCTCGTggtaaaattagaaataaaactcAGAAATCAGCTAAACAGTTAAAAAGAAAAGTGTCTAGGCTTAGAAATAAG GTTATTGAGTTAAGAAGAAAGATGAATAAGATAAAAGAGTTGTGTGCTTCCACAAATGAGGAAATACTAATTAAGTCAATCCAAAAACTGCCAAAAAATCAGCATGAAgcattaaaaacatgttttgacGCTTCTAAAGTAGCAAGTTCTAATGGTCGTCGTTATACTCTTAATTGGATATATGAGTGTATgcttataagaataaaaagcAGAAAAACTTATAAACATATACGAATACATAATATCCTGACACTTCCCTCTGTAGAAACTATTAGAAAGTACTTAAAACACACTAAAGGTGTTTATGGTTTTCAGCCCAGTACTTTTACATGTTTAAAGGAGAAatcaaaacatataaatataaatgaaagaagag gtACTCTATTGCTGGATGAAATGAAAGTTTCAGAACAATTAGTATTTGATAAGGAAACTTTAAAAGTAAATGGATTTACAGATTTGGGAAAATATACTCCACTtgaccaaaaacaaaaaaagggaGACCATGCTTTGGTATTAATGTTTCAGCCATTTAGAGGACAGTGGGTCCAAGCAGTTGCATGTTTCCTTA GTTTTTTTGTGGATGTGGTGACTACTGATGGAGCTGCTTGGAATAGAGGAATGTGGAATAAATTTGGAATAAGTGAAAATAATGTGAGCTGTgaacatatttttgataataatagaaGACTATGGTTTATGTCAGATTTCCCACACCTGATAAAAAATTTGAGAAATTCCTTGATTAAACAAAACGAAACATGGGTAAATATAATCTCTTTTTAA
- the LOC132925486 gene encoding LOW QUALITY PROTEIN: uncharacterized protein LOC132925486 (The sequence of the model RefSeq protein was modified relative to this genomic sequence to represent the inferred CDS: inserted 1 base in 1 codon): MIACKGRTTLKQYMSFKPIKRGIKVWAAACSKTGYLLNFDIYQGKQEDPEKHSYSDSTVFDCLVYYLAGYISKCLVAKTKCELCKLHLMNLNTSKTGPEADLVNIKSRGYLTHPNNNIFKIFKLLELSFTKFADAHNVFEEASEFFFKSKYNLXFPCTEHRTDVLMDICSYYLIMRMRQYSYQQNQNNKKINKTKKNLSKLVKSLLK, translated from the exons ATGATTGCATGTAAAGGTAGAAcaacattaaaacaatacatGTCATTCAAACCAATAAAAAGAGGTATAAAAGTATGGGCAGCTGCATGTTCTAAAACTGGTTACttgttaaattttgatatttatcaagGGAAACAAGAAGACCCAGAA aaACACAGTTATTCAGACTCAACTGTTTTTGATTGTCTAGTGTATTATCTGGCTGG gtatatatcaaaATGTTTAGTAGCCAAAACTAAATGTGAATTATGTAAGTTACATTTAATGAACTTAAATACTTCTAAAACTGGGCCTGAAGCAGATCTGGTGAATATAAAAAGTAGAGGCTACCTGACCCAtccaaataataacatttttaaaatttttaagttattagagTTATCATTTACTAAATTTGCTGATGCACATAATGTTTTTGAAGAGgcttctgaatttttttttaagtcaaaatATAACT ATTTTCCATGTACTGAACATCGAACAGATGTACTAATGGATATTTGTTCATATTACCTGATTATGAGAATGCGTCAATACAGCTATCAACAGaaccaaaataacaaaaaaattaataaaacaaaaaaaaatctttcaaaATTGGTTAAaagtttactaaaataa
- the LOC132925484 gene encoding endothelial zinc finger protein induced by tumor necrosis factor alpha-like, which yields MTFTQYSHLPIRGRTETREKPYLNDLCNLRIVANSELTVNPRTHTDEKRYRCDVCHKSFTQNSHLTVHKRTHTGERPYRCNVCNKLFTQNSHLTIHKRTHTGEKPYACEICDKKLICKSALTIHRRMHTGEKPYRCEMCDKSFSQSSNLNTHWRTHTGEEPYACEICDKKLISNSALTEHRRMHTGEKNAQV from the coding sequence ATGACATTTACTCAGTACAGTCATCTGCCGATTCGTGGACGGACAGAAACGAGAGAGAAACCCTATCTGAACGACCTTTGTAATCTGAGAATTGTAGCTAACAGCGAATTGACGGTAAACCCGCGTACGCACACAGATGAAAAACGGTACCGATGTGATGTCTGTCATAAGTCGTTTACTCAAAACAGCCATCTGACTGTACACAAGCGGACTCATACGGGTGAAAGACCGTACCGATGTAATGTTTGCAATAAGTTGTTCACTCAAAACAGCCATCTGACTATACACAAGCGAACGCATACGGGTGAAAAACCCTACGCATGTGAGATATGTGACAAGAAGTTGATCTGTAAGAGTGCACTGACTATACACCGTCGGATGCATACGGGTGAAAAACCGTACCGTTGTGAAATGTGCGATAAGTCGTTCTCTCAAAGCAGCAATCTCAATACACACTGGCGGACGCATACCGGTGAAGAACCCTACGCATGTGAGATATGTGACAAGAAGTTGATCAGTAATAGTGCACTGACTGAACACCGACGGATGCATACGGGTGAAAAAAACGCACAAGTGTGA
- the LOC132926877 gene encoding uncharacterized protein LOC132926877 produces the protein MSSEDFEIILTKIGPKIRKQDTNMRKAITIQERLAVTLRFLATGDSFVSLEYLFKISHQSISLIVPEVCLAIIDALKDEIKLPKSQEEWKTIANGFQRHWDFPHCVGAVDGKHVLLQAPFNSESMFFNYKKSFSIILMAFVNSEYCFTFVDVGAQGRMNDSGVYANTSIYRKIIRNELLLPPPEPLLQRHKEMPYVFIGDDAFPMSSTLLKPYRGNHPKGSLERIFNYRLCRARRVVENVFGILASVFRVFRSPMLLQPDKATLICMTCCLLHNFLRRSATSRKNYTPPGTFDYEEDGELIPGTWRNDLQGMASFNSLINKPRKPSEEAKDIRREFGEYCMTSGAVEWQNYID, from the exons ATGTCGTCCGaagattttgaaattattcttACAAAAATTGGACCGAAAATAAGAAAACAAGATACTAACATGAGGAAGGCAATAACAATTCAAGAGCGTTTAGCAGTCACTCTTCGATTTCTGGCTACAGGTGATAGCTTTGTAAGCTTGGAATATCTATTTAAGATATCACATCAATCAATAAGCCTTATCGTACCGGAAGTTTGCCTAGCTATTATTGATGCGCTGAAAGATGAAATAAAA cTACCTAAATCACAGGAGGAATGGAAAACAATAGCAAATGGGTTTCAACGTCATTGGGATTTCCCACATTGCGTTGGAGCAGTTGATGGAAAGCATGTACTATTGCAAGCTCCATTTAATAGTGAATCTATGTTCTTCAACTACAAGAAGTCATTCAGCATTATACTCATGGCATTTGTTAACTCGgaatattgttttacatttgtTGATGTTGGCGCGCAAGGAAGAATGAACGATTCAGGTGTGTATGCTAACACGAGTATTTATCGTAAAATAATTCGTAACGAACTTCTGCTTCCACCACCCGAGCCCTTATTACAACGACACAAGGAGATGCCATATGTTTTTATAGGTGACGATGCGTTTCCTATGAGTAGTACTCTTCTGAAACCTTACAGAGGAAATCATCCTAAAGGAAGTTTAGAACGGATTTTCAATTACCGTTTGTGTCGCGCACGTAGAGTTGTGGAAAATGTGTTTGGTATTTTAGCATCAGTTTTCCGAGTATTCAGATCACCTATGTTACTACAACCTGATAAAGCTACTTTAATATGTATGACATGCTGTTTACTTCATAATTTTCTACGAAGAAGCGCAACATCAAGAAAAAACTATACCCCACCTGGTACTTTCGATTATGAAGAGGATGGTGAATTGATTCCCGGAACATGGCGCAATGATCTACAAGGGATGGCATCTTTCAATTCACTGATTAACAAACCTAGAAAACCCTCCGAGGAAGCAAAGGATATTCGGCGAGAGTTTGGAGAATACTGTATGACAAGTGGAGCAGTAGAATggcaaaattatattgattag
- the LOC132925483 gene encoding zinc finger protein 239-like — MTFTQYSHLPIRGWTETREKPYLNDFCNLSIVTNSELTVNPRTYKDEKPYRCDVCHKSFTQNSHLTVHQRTHTGERPYRCEVCNKSFSQNSNLTVHKRTHTGEKPYACEICDKKYVSNSALTEHRRIHTGEKPYACEICDKKFINSSKLTVHQRTHTGERPYRCDVCHKSFIQHCHLTIHKRTHTGEKPYRCDVCNNSFTQNSQLTVHKRTHTGEKPYACEICDKKFISNSKLTVHQRTHTGERPYGCDICNKSFSQSCNLTRHQRTHTGERPYRCDVCDMVFSRRMLLNIHRRTHTGEKKSTSVTNDVSGMSLGQSDES; from the coding sequence ATGACATTTACTCAGTACAGTCATCTGCCGATTCGTGGATGGACAGAAACGAGAGAGAAACCCTATCTGAACGACTTTTGTAATCTGAGCATTGTAACTAACAGCGAATTGACGGTAAACCCGCGTACGTACAAAGATGAAAAACCGTACCGATGTGATGTCTGTCATAAGTCGTTTACTCAAAACAGCCATCTGACTGTACACCAGCGAACGCATACGGGTGAAAGACCGTACCGATGTGAAGTTTGCAATAAGTCGTTCTCTCAAAACAGCAATCTGACTGTACACAAGCGAACGCATACGGGTGAAAAACCCTACGCATGTGAGATATGTGACAAGAAGTATGTCAGTAATAGTGCACTGACTGAACACCGGCGGATACATACCGGTGAAAAACCCTACGCATGTGAGATATGTGACAAGAAGTTCATCAATAGTAGCAAACTGACTGTACACCAGCGGACGCATACGGGTGAAAGACCGTACCGATGTGATGTCTGTCATAAGTCGTTCATTCAACACTGCCATCTGACTATACACAAGCGGACACATACTGGTGAAAAACCGTACCGATGTGATGTTTGCAATAATTCGTTCACTCAAAACAGTCAACTGACAGTACACAAGCGGACGCATACGGGTGAAAAACCCTACGCATGTGAGATATGTGACAAGAAATTTATCAGTAATAGCAAACTGACTGTACACCAGCGGACGCATACGGGTGAAAGACCGTACGGATGTGATATATGCAATAAGTCGTTCTCTCAAAGCTGCAATCTGACCAGACACCAGAGAACGCACACGGGTGAAAGACCGTACCGATGTGACGTGTGTGATATGGTATTCTCTCGAAGAATGTTACTGAATATACATAGGCGGACGCATACGGGTGAAAAAAAAAGCACAAGTGTAACAAATGATGTCAGTGGAATGTCCTTGGGACAGTCCGACGAGTCATAA